One region of Nitrospirota bacterium genomic DNA includes:
- a CDS encoding RnfABCDGE type electron transport complex subunit B has product MLGVGGGVEAKEYVDLAQVLKFSAIFLAGISAIFGIGLAFAAKKFAVQEDPRIDQVSECLAHAHCGACGFAGCRQYAEAVVLKPEVAPNLCTPGGKASAEAVAKITGKAMSALEPKIARVFCQGGMSKSARRFKYEGIADCRAAVLSSGGDKSCIYGCLGYSTCANVCSFGAIIMSDDHLPVINPVKCTACGKCAQACPKKVIEILPSAKEVLIRCHSKDKGAETKKNCKPGCTGCGICVKVCPYNAPLVENNLSRINLDKCRVCGLCTAKCPSKAIMDYIPHRPKAFITEKCIGCAICTKVCPVNAASGEHKKLHAIDQNKCIGCGICTSKCPVTAITGTFNYQEIAQAAAAKKTAKPKDTVAAVS; this is encoded by the coding sequence ATGCTCGGCGTCGGCGGAGGGGTTGAGGCAAAAGAATATGTGGATTTAGCTCAGGTCTTAAAATTTTCCGCAATATTCTTAGCCGGAATCAGCGCCATATTCGGAATTGGTCTTGCCTTTGCAGCTAAAAAATTTGCCGTTCAGGAAGACCCCCGCATTGACCAAGTCTCAGAGTGCCTTGCCCATGCCCATTGCGGCGCCTGCGGTTTTGCAGGCTGCAGGCAGTATGCAGAGGCAGTAGTCTTAAAACCTGAGGTTGCGCCTAATTTATGCACACCGGGCGGAAAGGCCTCAGCAGAAGCCGTTGCTAAAATTACGGGCAAGGCAATGAGCGCCTTAGAGCCAAAAATTGCACGGGTGTTCTGTCAGGGAGGCATGTCCAAATCAGCGCGTAGATTTAAATATGAAGGAATTGCGGACTGCAGGGCTGCCGTCCTTTCAAGCGGAGGGGACAAGTCCTGCATCTACGGCTGTCTGGGCTACAGCACATGCGCAAATGTCTGTTCATTCGGCGCAATAATTATGAGTGATGACCATCTTCCGGTAATTAATCCGGTGAAATGCACTGCATGCGGTAAATGCGCCCAGGCATGTCCCAAAAAAGTCATTGAAATTTTACCTTCTGCAAAAGAGGTTCTGATAAGATGTCATTCAAAAGACAAAGGCGCTGAAACCAAAAAAAATTGTAAGCCCGGATGTACCGGATGCGGCATCTGTGTAAAGGTCTGCCCTTATAACGCTCCGCTGGTGGAAAATAATCTCTCAAGAATCAATCTTGATAAATGCAGGGTGTGCGGGCTTTGCACGGCTAAATGTCCTTCAAAGGCAATCATGGACTACATACCGCACAGACCAAAGGCTTTTATTACGGAAAAATGCATCGGCTGTGCCATATGCACAAAGGTCTGCCCTGTCAATGCAGCCTCCGGAGAACATAAAAAACTTCATGCGATAGACCAGAATAAATGCATCGGCTGCGGCATATGCACATCCAAATGCCCGGTTACAGCTATAACAGGAACCTTTAATTATCAGGAAATTGCACAGGCTGCCGCTGCTAAAAAAACGGCAAAGCCTAAAGATACGGTAGCCGCTGTTTCGTAA